The genomic stretch GAAGCTACACCAATCCAATCTGAAACAATTCCTTTAGCGTTACAAGGCCATGATTTAATTGGACAAGCACAAACAGGAACTGGTAAAACAGCTGCATTCGGTATTCCTCTTATTGAAAAAGTAGATGCAAACGTTGATGCAATTCAAGGTTTAATTATTGCACCTACACGTGAACTTGCGGTACAGGTATCTGAAGAACTTTATAAAATTGGACAAACAAAACGCGTTCGCGTTTTACCAATCTACGGTGGTCAAGATATCAGCCGTCAAATTCGCGCTCTAAAGAAACGCCCTCACATTATCGTTGGAACACCAGGACGTATGTTAGATCATATTAACCGTCGTACACTTCGCTTACAAGATGTTCACACTGTTGTATTAGATGAAGCGGATGAAATGTTAAACATGGGATTCATTGAAGATATTGAAAAAATCTTATCTAATGTTCCTGAAAGTCATCAAACGCTATTATTCTCAGCAACAATGCCTGACCCAATCCGCCGCATTGCTGAAAAATTCATGAGCGAACCTAAAGTTGTAAAAGTAAAAGCAAAAGAAGTAACGGTTCCAAACATTCAACAGTACTACATTGAAGTACAAGAAAAACGTAAATTTGATGTATTAACACGTCTTTTAGATATGCAATCACCAGAATTAGCTATTATCTTTGGTCGTACAAAGCGTCGTGTGGATGAGTTGTCAGAAGCTCTAAACGTACGTGGTTATTCTGCTCAAGGAATCCATGGTGATTTAACACAAGCGAAACGTCTATCTGTTTTACGTCAATTTAAAGAAGGTTCTATTGACGTGTTAGTTGCTACAGATGTAGCTGCTCGTGGATTAGATATCTCAGGCGTAACT from Bacillus sp. 1780r2a1 encodes the following:
- a CDS encoding DEAD/DEAH box helicase; protein product: MALFQELGLSQQLNNAVSKMGFEEATPIQSETIPLALQGHDLIGQAQTGTGKTAAFGIPLIEKVDANVDAIQGLIIAPTRELAVQVSEELYKIGQTKRVRVLPIYGGQDISRQIRALKKRPHIIVGTPGRMLDHINRRTLRLQDVHTVVLDEADEMLNMGFIEDIEKILSNVPESHQTLLFSATMPDPIRRIAEKFMSEPKVVKVKAKEVTVPNIQQYYIEVQEKRKFDVLTRLLDMQSPELAIIFGRTKRRVDELSEALNVRGYSAQGIHGDLTQAKRLSVLRQFKEGSIDVLVATDVAARGLDISGVTHVYNFDIPQDPESYVHRIGRTGRAGKMGAAMTFVTPRESGQLHNIERTTKRKMDRMTPPTLDEALEGQQRIAADKLVETVKTGNLSYYKQLAEELLEENESVALVAAALKLATKEPNDVPVNLTAEPPVVGKGDKKRRGGNNGSGRSRSNSKNYSQQNRRGNSKRFGDKRRSNNSGGQGNRQNNRKDSRTKA